One window of the Candidatus Jettenia sp. genome contains the following:
- a CDS encoding S41 family peptidase has product MKTRVYVLLFCITLLSVRTVSFGQDKPLEKPNAEVKEKAKETKEDIYEEFEEFIKVIKELQDKYVDEINVNTILTNAYRGMLSGLDPYSQYFSSEELEDLKIETEGEFEGLGIEVIIREGLLTVITPIIDSPAFKAGILVGDRIIKIDGEFTENMSVRDAIKKLRGKLGTTITLTVVHEGDTVPVDITMERATIHVKSIRGARIVDDDYKIGYLAVTNFQENTTKDMDVAVQDLLKKGMKSLILDLRFNPGGLLNIAVDMADKFLERGLIVSTKGRDTTQNYTYQARKQGTYPKFPLVVLVNNGSASASEIVAGAIKDHKRGLLLGIKTFGKGSVQSLIPVWDGKTALKLTTARYYTPSGVCIHEKGIEPHIKVPLSFAETKALHEHLSMIDRDTKTNEVREEESKRKEVVPQGSSVRKEKSPYRDVQLERAIDILKGIEVYAKGANTP; this is encoded by the coding sequence ATGAAAACGAGGGTATATGTTCTTTTATTCTGTATAACGCTTTTGTCAGTTAGAACGGTTTCGTTCGGGCAAGATAAACCTCTTGAAAAGCCTAATGCAGAGGTTAAAGAAAAAGCTAAAGAGACCAAAGAGGATATTTATGAAGAATTTGAGGAGTTTATTAAGGTCATAAAGGAATTGCAGGATAAATACGTTGATGAGATAAATGTTAATACCATTCTTACCAACGCATATCGCGGCATGCTTTCAGGGCTTGATCCCTATAGTCAATATTTTAGTTCTGAAGAATTAGAAGATCTCAAGATCGAGACAGAGGGTGAATTTGAGGGGCTGGGAATTGAGGTAATTATAAGGGAAGGATTGTTGACAGTAATTACCCCGATTATTGACTCTCCGGCTTTTAAAGCCGGAATATTGGTAGGCGACCGGATTATTAAGATCGACGGTGAATTTACCGAGAACATGAGTGTTAGAGATGCCATAAAGAAACTTCGGGGCAAATTAGGAACAACAATTACCTTGACCGTTGTCCATGAGGGGGATACAGTTCCAGTCGATATTACTATGGAACGCGCAACGATCCATGTAAAAAGCATACGCGGCGCCAGAATAGTAGATGATGATTATAAGATTGGCTACCTTGCCGTAACAAATTTTCAGGAAAATACCACAAAGGATATGGATGTAGCCGTTCAGGATTTGTTGAAAAAGGGTATGAAAAGCCTGATACTGGATTTGAGATTTAATCCGGGCGGGTTATTGAATATTGCTGTCGATATGGCCGATAAATTCCTGGAGAGAGGTCTGATTGTTTCTACAAAAGGAAGAGATACGACACAGAATTATACGTACCAGGCACGAAAACAGGGGACATATCCCAAGTTTCCTTTAGTGGTGCTGGTAAATAATGGAAGCGCAAGCGCATCAGAAATTGTTGCCGGGGCTATTAAGGATCATAAACGGGGTTTATTATTGGGTATTAAAACATTTGGTAAGGGATCAGTGCAGAGTCTGATTCCTGTTTGGGATGGTAAAACTGCCTTGAAATTAACGACTGCGCGATATTATACTCCATCAGGGGTTTGTATCCATGAGAAAGGGATTGAGCCGCATATTAAGGTTCCCCTCAGTTTTGCTGAGACAAAGGCATTGCATGAACATTTATCCATGATAGATAGAGATACAAAGACTAATGAGGTCAGAGAAGAAGAAAGTAAGAGAAAAGAGGTTGTACCGCAAGGTTCTTCTGTGAGAAAAGAGAAGTCACCCTATAGAGATGTTCAGCTTGAGAGAGCCATTGATATTCTGAAAGGTATAGAGGTCTATGCGAAGGGTGCGAATACTCCTTAA
- a CDS encoding transketolase family protein → MAEMIATRQAYGDALVELGEKNKDIVVLDADLSKSTTTAKFGKKFPDRFFNMGVAEANMVNTAAGLATCGKIAFVSSFSIFATGRTWEQIRNTVCYSGLNVKIVATHSGVSVGPDGASHQCIEDISLMKTIPTMTVIEPCDAFETRKSILAAVDYKGPVYIRLGRAAVPVITKKEDSYTIGKANILRTGKDVAIIACGALVANALTASDILSKDGIEATVVNMHTIKPIDQDVVVSVAKQGNAVVTAEQHVLDGGLGSAVASVLSRNYPVPVEMIGIDNRFGQSGEPDILFKEYHLLPEDIVLAARRAIGRKRK, encoded by the coding sequence ATGGCTGAAATGATAGCTACGCGTCAGGCATATGGTGACGCACTGGTAGAACTGGGGGAAAAGAATAAAGATATTGTAGTACTGGATGCAGATCTTTCGAAATCCACGACCACAGCTAAATTCGGCAAGAAATTTCCTGACAGGTTTTTTAATATGGGGGTAGCCGAGGCGAATATGGTGAATACGGCTGCCGGGTTAGCAACCTGCGGGAAAATAGCATTTGTGAGCAGTTTCAGTATTTTTGCTACAGGACGGACGTGGGAGCAGATCAGAAATACCGTTTGTTATAGCGGATTAAATGTAAAGATCGTTGCCACGCACAGTGGTGTATCTGTGGGGCCGGATGGGGCATCACATCAGTGTATAGAAGATATATCTTTGATGAAAACGATTCCAACCATGACAGTTATTGAACCTTGCGATGCATTCGAAACGAGAAAATCCATCCTGGCTGCTGTAGATTATAAAGGTCCCGTATATATTCGTCTGGGCAGGGCGGCCGTACCCGTAATTACCAAAAAAGAAGATTCTTATACTATTGGAAAAGCAAATATTCTCAGAACGGGTAAAGATGTGGCAATTATTGCTTGTGGGGCATTGGTTGCCAATGCTCTTACAGCATCTGATATATTATCGAAGGATGGGATCGAGGCAACAGTTGTTAACATGCATACAATCAAACCCATAGATCAGGATGTTGTTGTGAGTGTTGCAAAACAGGGAAATGCAGTAGTAACTGCAGAACAGCATGTACTGGATGGTGGTTTGGGTAGCGCGGTTGCATCCGTATTATCCCGAAATTATCCTGTGCCTGTTGAGATGATTGGTATAGATAATCGATTTGGTCAGTCTGGCGAACCTGATATTCTCTTTAAGGAATACCATCTCCTGCCGGAGGATATTGTTTTAGCTGCCAGGCGAGCTATAGGGCGTAAGAGAAAATGA
- a CDS encoding transketolase, giving the protein MKNLQNLDIQSLEEHAKVIRRHVIRMIAKAGSGHPGSSLSTVDLLVALFYKKLRHNPQLPTWPDRDRFILSKGHGCPALYATLAEQGYFSVDKLDTLRQFGSILQGHPCMKTTPGIEISGGSLGQGLSVGLGIALAAKLDKKDFRTYVMLGDGEIEEGQVWEAAMAASHYKIDNLCAIIDQNGLQIDGFIHEIMSSHPIPEKWRGFGWHVIEINGHDYQSILAAYDDAEKIKGQPTVIVAKTVKGKGVSFMENHVDWHGKAPSREETERALAEMR; this is encoded by the coding sequence ATGAAGAATTTACAAAATTTAGATATTCAATCTTTAGAAGAACATGCAAAGGTTATCCGAAGACATGTGATAAGGATGATAGCAAAGGCCGGTTCTGGCCATCCTGGTAGTTCATTATCAACCGTAGATTTACTGGTTGCGCTTTTTTATAAGAAATTAAGACATAACCCGCAATTACCCACATGGCCGGACAGGGATAGGTTTATTTTATCGAAAGGTCATGGCTGTCCGGCGTTGTATGCCACCCTTGCTGAACAGGGTTATTTTAGTGTCGATAAACTCGATACCTTGCGGCAGTTTGGCAGTATTCTGCAGGGGCATCCCTGCATGAAAACAACGCCTGGGATTGAGATATCCGGCGGATCGTTAGGGCAGGGGCTTTCCGTTGGTTTGGGGATCGCTCTGGCTGCAAAGTTGGATAAAAAGGATTTCCGTACTTATGTTATGTTAGGTGATGGAGAGATTGAGGAGGGGCAGGTATGGGAAGCAGCAATGGCAGCAAGTCATTATAAAATAGACAACTTATGCGCAATCATAGATCAAAACGGATTGCAGATCGATGGGTTTATCCATGAGATTATGTCCTCACACCCTATCCCTGAAAAATGGCGCGGTTTTGGCTGGCATGTGATAGAAATTAACGGGCATGATTACCAGTCTATCTTAGCTGCTTATGATGATGCAGAGAAGATAAAAGGTCAACCTACGGTTATTGTGGCAAAAACAGTTAAGGGGAAAGGGGTCTCCTTTATGGAAAATCACGTTGATTGGCATGGAAAGGCACCATCGAGAGAAGAGACCGAACGTGCACTGGCTGAAATGAGGTAA
- the surE gene encoding 5'/3'-nucleotidase SurE: protein MKILLTNDDGIYAPGIAALKRNIQDLGQVTVVAPDIEQSGVGHSITFGHPLRIREVHLNNEFIGYGVNGSPADCVKLAIFEIMRGGPDIVISGLNMGANVGIHILYSGTVAAAVEAAIMGFPSIAVSFDISERYDDVNDASKVARNVIERITRHKLQKGSLLNVNIPSCPSSQMKGIKITRQFAHDFRETFEKRKDPNGKDYYWLIGTNKSIHHEEGTDISAVNEGYISVTPLRYDLTDQYLYKKIEDWDWGSTPCERDNKKS, encoded by the coding sequence ATGAAGATATTATTGACGAACGATGATGGCATTTATGCGCCAGGTATTGCCGCCTTAAAACGGAATATTCAGGATTTGGGACAAGTAACCGTAGTAGCGCCTGATATTGAGCAGAGTGGTGTAGGGCATTCAATTACCTTCGGCCATCCTTTACGTATTCGTGAGGTGCATTTAAATAATGAGTTTATTGGTTATGGTGTGAATGGCTCGCCAGCTGATTGTGTGAAATTGGCTATTTTTGAAATTATGAGAGGAGGACCGGACATTGTTATATCAGGGCTTAATATGGGAGCCAATGTGGGTATTCATATCCTCTACTCAGGAACAGTTGCTGCGGCTGTGGAGGCGGCTATTATGGGATTTCCTTCTATTGCTGTCTCCTTTGATATTTCTGAGCGGTATGATGATGTTAACGATGCATCAAAAGTAGCGAGAAATGTTATAGAACGCATTACCAGGCATAAACTACAGAAAGGATCGCTGCTCAACGTGAATATTCCTTCTTGTCCATCCAGTCAAATGAAAGGAATTAAGATAACACGGCAATTTGCTCATGATTTCAGAGAGACTTTTGAAAAACGTAAAGACCCGAACGGGAAGGATTATTACTGGTTAATAGGTACTAATAAATCCATTCACCACGAGGAGGGAACGGATATCAGCGCCGTTAATGAAGGTTATATCTCCGTTACACCTCTTCGTTACGATTTGACAGATCAATATCTTTACAAGAAAATTGAGGACTGGGATTGGGGAAGTACTCCTTGCGAACGGGATAATAAAAAATCTTGA
- the leuB gene encoding 3-isopropylmalate dehydrogenase — MKKCIAVLAGDGIGPEIMKEGLKVLDAVAKKYGHTFEYKEALVGGCAYDTYGHPLPDETRKVCDSADAIYFGAVGGPKWETLPAELTPERGALLPLRSIYGLFANLRPAVIFGPLADAASLKSERLKGGLDILIVRELTGGVYFGRNKVTSLALKEGIVQGEYAVDYMIYSVPEIERITKVACEAAMKRSKKLTSVDKANVLESSKLWRKVVIDYVQKKYPMIQLNHMYVDNAAMQLATNPKQFDVIVTENMFGDILSDLASAITGSIGMLPSASLSETGFGLFEPIHGSAPDIAGQDKANPLAQILSGAMMLKYAFGLSKESNAIEHAIMSVLEDGYRTGDIASANTPKDKILSTSGMGIKVAEYISKVEGK; from the coding sequence ATGAAAAAATGCATTGCTGTATTGGCAGGAGATGGGATTGGACCAGAAATAATGAAGGAAGGACTTAAAGTGCTTGACGCCGTAGCAAAGAAATACGGCCATACCTTTGAATATAAAGAGGCATTAGTAGGTGGATGCGCCTACGATACCTATGGTCATCCACTCCCTGATGAAACAAGAAAGGTCTGTGATAGTGCCGATGCTATATATTTTGGTGCGGTAGGCGGGCCGAAATGGGAAACATTGCCAGCAGAATTGACTCCCGAGCGCGGGGCATTACTGCCCCTGAGGTCTATTTACGGCCTTTTTGCAAACTTGCGTCCTGCCGTAATTTTTGGCCCATTAGCAGATGCCGCATCTCTGAAGTCAGAACGGTTGAAGGGGGGGCTGGACATCCTGATTGTGCGAGAGCTGACGGGCGGGGTTTATTTCGGCAGAAATAAGGTCACATCACTTGCCCTGAAGGAAGGGATTGTTCAGGGAGAATATGCTGTCGATTACATGATTTACTCAGTACCGGAGATTGAAAGGATTACCAAAGTAGCCTGCGAAGCAGCCATGAAACGCAGTAAAAAGTTAACTTCTGTTGATAAGGCAAACGTCCTTGAGAGCTCAAAACTATGGCGGAAAGTGGTTATTGATTACGTTCAAAAAAAATATCCGATGATCCAGTTGAATCATATGTATGTCGACAATGCAGCCATGCAACTCGCAACAAACCCGAAACAATTTGATGTTATTGTCACTGAAAACATGTTTGGAGACATCTTGTCAGATCTGGCATCGGCCATTACCGGGTCCATTGGCATGCTTCCCAGCGCCAGCCTTTCAGAAACAGGTTTTGGGCTTTTTGAGCCTATTCACGGCTCTGCGCCGGATATTGCAGGGCAAGACAAGGCCAATCCGCTGGCACAAATCTTATCAGGGGCAATGATGCTCAAATACGCTTTCGGACTCAGTAAAGAATCAAACGCTATTGAACATGCTATTATGTCGGTGCTGGAGGATGGATATCGGACCGGTGATATTGCCTCTGCTAACACGCCAAAAGACAAAATACTTTCAACTTCTGGAATGGGAATCAAGGTAGCGGAGTATATAAGCAAGGTGGAGGGAAAGTAA
- a CDS encoding pyruvate carboxylase, whose amino-acid sequence MEIKKFKKLLVANRSEIAIRVCRAAHELGIRTVAIYSHEDRFALHRFKADEAYQIGKGKEPVRAYLDIEGIIQLAKDKEVDAIHPGYGFLSENANFARACEKAGITFIGPRPEILSMLGDKTSARIIAEKAQVPILSGCNHPIKSLDEAKSLCNKLGYPVIIKAAHGGGGRGMRVVRGELELSHRLNEAQRESLTAFGSDECFVEKYVEKARHIEVQILGDKYHNIVHLFERDCSLQRRHQKVVEIAPAQNLDKNIRQSICDSAVKICKSVNYDNAGTVEFLLDTETNKYYFIEINPRIQVEHTVTETITGFDLVKRQILISEGFPLNSPEIRIPNQEAIHINSIAFQCRITTEDPSNGFVPDYGRIQHYRSAGGMGIRLDAGTAFSGALVTPYYDSMLVKVTAFGTCFEETAHRMDRALDEFRIRGVKTNIPFLINLVNHKDFLAGKCTTRFIDENPSLFHFPRRRDRATLIMRFVGDMLVNGHTLIKEIPKSVCRRKAPVPAVDRKNPRPKGSRDLLLEMGPKKFAQHILREKKLLLTDTTFRDAHQSLLATRMRTVDMLNITEAYSRNHADFFSLEMWGGATFDTAMRFLSECPWERLRFMRRLAPNILFQMLLRASNGVGYTNYPDNVVKAFIKQAAESGMDIFRVFDSLNWVTNMKIAMDAVLEETHALCEAALCYTGDILDPKRTKYTLDYYVKMAKELEGHGAHILAIKDMAGLLKPYAAYELVRALKSELKIPIHLHTHDTSGGQIATLIKAAEAGVDIVDVAMGPLAGLTSQPNLNTLVEMMRFHERDTGMDFKALGLLSDYWEVVREYYAPFESIQKSSTAEVYHHEIPGGQFTNLFQQAHSMGLAHRWHEITDVYADVNQLFGDIVKVTPSSKVVGDLTLFLVTNDLKAQDIVKNNREISFPTSVVEFFEGRLGQPTGGFPKEVQYRILRGAPAFTERPGANLPPVNLDEIKEEVEDRLSRPITNEELMSYLMYPDVFIQYAEHRKKYDDVSVIPTDVFFYGLPMNEEVAIDIEEGKTLIFKLVAISPSNVEGNCTVFFELNGQPREVVIANRKAAASVTKRPQTEEGNTKHVGAPMPGMIVTIKVAAGDKVAKNDPLLIMEAMKMEATIYAEHDGEIGQVLVKKRDCVEARDLLIVYK is encoded by the coding sequence ATGGAAATCAAGAAATTTAAAAAGCTTCTCGTTGCCAACCGTAGTGAGATAGCGATACGGGTCTGCCGGGCAGCGCATGAACTTGGTATTAGAACTGTAGCAATATATTCCCACGAAGACCGCTTTGCACTTCATAGATTTAAAGCTGATGAAGCGTATCAGATTGGTAAGGGCAAAGAGCCTGTCAGAGCTTATTTGGATATAGAAGGAATTATTCAATTGGCTAAAGATAAGGAAGTTGATGCCATACATCCGGGCTATGGGTTTCTCTCTGAAAATGCCAACTTTGCCCGTGCCTGTGAAAAGGCAGGTATTACCTTCATCGGTCCCCGCCCGGAAATTCTTAGTATGCTTGGAGATAAAACCTCGGCCAGAATAATTGCTGAGAAAGCCCAGGTTCCCATACTTTCCGGATGTAACCATCCCATAAAAAGTCTGGATGAGGCTAAGTCCCTTTGCAATAAACTGGGATATCCGGTTATCATCAAGGCTGCCCACGGGGGTGGGGGTCGCGGTATGCGCGTGGTTCGCGGTGAGTTAGAGCTGAGCCATCGTCTGAACGAAGCACAGCGTGAATCCCTGACAGCCTTTGGCTCTGATGAGTGTTTCGTAGAAAAATATGTCGAAAAAGCACGCCATATTGAGGTACAGATCCTTGGTGACAAGTACCATAATATTGTACACCTGTTTGAGCGCGACTGCTCCCTGCAAAGACGCCATCAGAAAGTTGTCGAGATCGCCCCGGCACAGAATCTCGATAAAAACATCAGACAGAGCATCTGTGATTCAGCCGTAAAAATATGTAAATCTGTGAATTATGATAACGCCGGTACCGTAGAATTTCTTCTTGATACAGAAACTAACAAGTATTATTTCATCGAAATAAATCCCAGAATTCAGGTCGAACATACCGTCACCGAAACTATTACCGGTTTCGATCTGGTTAAGAGACAAATCTTAATCAGTGAAGGGTTTCCCCTCAATTCACCAGAAATCCGCATACCGAACCAGGAGGCAATTCATATCAATAGCATTGCCTTCCAGTGCCGTATTACCACGGAGGACCCCTCCAATGGGTTTGTTCCCGATTACGGGCGTATCCAGCATTACCGTTCTGCCGGCGGTATGGGCATCCGCCTTGACGCCGGAACTGCCTTCTCCGGCGCCCTCGTAACTCCTTACTATGATTCTATGCTGGTGAAAGTTACAGCATTTGGAACCTGTTTTGAAGAAACAGCACATCGTATGGACAGGGCATTGGATGAGTTCCGGATTCGTGGGGTAAAAACCAATATTCCGTTTCTCATTAATCTGGTTAACCATAAAGATTTCCTGGCAGGTAAATGCACCACGCGCTTCATTGATGAAAATCCGAGCCTCTTCCACTTTCCACGCCGCAGGGACCGAGCTACCCTCATCATGCGTTTTGTGGGTGATATGCTGGTCAACGGCCATACTCTTATCAAGGAAATACCGAAGTCTGTATGCCGCCGTAAAGCACCGGTTCCGGCTGTTGATCGTAAAAACCCCAGACCGAAAGGCAGTCGTGACCTTCTTCTGGAAATGGGACCGAAAAAATTTGCACAGCACATCCTCAGGGAGAAAAAACTGTTGCTGACGGATACAACCTTCCGCGATGCACATCAGTCTTTGCTGGCTACCCGTATGAGGACAGTAGATATGCTGAATATAACTGAGGCCTACTCGAGAAACCATGCTGATTTCTTCTCCCTTGAAATGTGGGGTGGAGCAACCTTTGATACTGCCATGAGATTCCTCTCGGAGTGTCCCTGGGAACGCCTGCGCTTCATGCGCAGACTAGCGCCCAATATACTCTTCCAGATGCTGCTCAGAGCCTCGAATGGTGTTGGTTATACCAACTACCCCGATAATGTCGTTAAGGCATTTATCAAACAGGCTGCGGAAAGCGGTATGGACATATTCCGTGTCTTCGACTCACTGAACTGGGTTACGAACATGAAAATAGCGATGGATGCCGTTCTGGAAGAAACTCATGCCCTCTGTGAAGCTGCTCTATGTTATACTGGAGATATTCTGGACCCAAAACGGACAAAATACACGCTCGATTATTACGTAAAAATGGCAAAAGAGCTGGAAGGACATGGTGCACATATCCTTGCAATTAAAGATATGGCTGGCCTTTTGAAGCCTTATGCTGCCTATGAACTTGTTCGTGCCCTGAAGTCCGAGCTAAAGATCCCCATACATCTTCATACTCATGATACATCAGGTGGTCAGATTGCCACCCTTATCAAGGCTGCAGAAGCCGGTGTAGATATTGTCGACGTCGCAATGGGGCCTCTTGCCGGCCTGACATCTCAACCCAATCTGAATACCCTGGTGGAAATGATGCGTTTTCATGAACGTGACACGGGTATGGACTTCAAGGCCCTGGGATTGCTCTCGGACTATTGGGAAGTGGTCAGAGAGTATTATGCGCCATTTGAGTCTATTCAAAAATCAAGCACTGCCGAGGTGTACCATCATGAGATACCTGGTGGCCAGTTTACCAATCTTTTCCAGCAAGCACACTCTATGGGGTTGGCGCACCGATGGCATGAAATCACTGATGTTTATGCGGATGTCAACCAGCTTTTTGGAGATATTGTGAAAGTTACTCCATCCTCGAAGGTCGTTGGAGATCTGACACTTTTTCTGGTGACAAATGACCTCAAGGCTCAGGATATCGTTAAAAATAATAGGGAAATTTCTTTTCCTACCTCTGTGGTAGAATTTTTTGAAGGTCGTCTTGGCCAACCGACGGGAGGTTTCCCGAAAGAGGTACAATACAGAATTTTGCGCGGGGCGCCTGCTTTTACGGAAAGACCCGGTGCTAATCTACCGCCTGTCAATCTTGACGAGATTAAAGAAGAAGTTGAGGATCGGCTCTCCAGGCCCATCACCAACGAAGAACTCATGTCCTACCTGATGTACCCGGATGTCTTCATTCAGTACGCTGAGCACAGAAAGAAATATGATGACGTGTCTGTCATTCCCACGGATGTATTTTTCTATGGTCTGCCCATGAACGAAGAAGTTGCTATTGACATCGAGGAAGGAAAGACCCTGATTTTCAAACTGGTAGCCATAAGCCCGTCAAACGTAGAAGGAAATTGTACCGTCTTCTTTGAGCTTAATGGCCAGCCGCGTGAAGTAGTTATTGCCAACCGCAAAGCGGCAGCTTCAGTAACCAAACGTCCCCAGACAGAAGAAGGAAACACCAAACACGTAGGTGCGCCCATGCCAGGCATGATTGTCACGATAAAAGTGGCAGCCGGTGATAAAGTTGCGAAAAATGACCCGCTTCTCATCATGGAGGCCATGAAGATGGAAGCAACCATTTATGCTGAACACGACGGTGAAATTGGACAGGTGTTGGTTAAGAAGAGAGACTGTGTTGAGGCAAGAGACCTGCTGATCGTCTACAAATAG
- a CDS encoding ArsB/NhaD family transporter: MVFWIATLIFLVSFGLIVSEKLDKTKVALTGAGLMIILKIVSQHEAFYDEHYSIDYNVIFLLISMMIIVDILKKTGIFQFVAIKSAKLARGRPFPILVFFACITAFASALLDNVTTVLLLVPVALFIAEELELDPFPFMLSEIMACNIGGTATLIGDPPNIMIASKVQLTFMDFVYHLTPAVLFIFGAYILTMKYIFGNKMHVSEEVRKKILAMDEYALIKDVGLLKKSLGVLGMVMLGFVFHGTFHYEPATIALVGAAVLLLISKEDVHHVFRELEWSTLFFFIGLFIIVGGVVKVGLISKLSEGLIVLTKPNAESMFTLSVALLWFSAIGSSIVDNIPFVASMIPLVRGTAEAVLPGGWDIKPFLQHTTLMPVWWSLALGACLGGNGTPIGASANVITIGLSEKAGYPITFRKFLVYSIPITLETLVLSTIYIIIRYYLFV, translated from the coding sequence ATGGTCTTTTGGATTGCTACATTAATATTTCTTGTGTCGTTTGGGTTAATTGTTTCGGAAAAACTGGATAAAACAAAAGTAGCATTGACTGGTGCCGGTTTGATGATAATCCTCAAAATCGTCAGCCAACATGAGGCCTTTTATGATGAGCATTACTCGATAGATTATAACGTAATATTTTTACTCATAAGCATGATGATTATCGTCGATATCCTCAAAAAAACGGGAATATTTCAATTCGTCGCAATTAAATCGGCAAAACTTGCACGAGGCAGGCCTTTCCCGATCCTTGTTTTCTTTGCGTGCATAACTGCGTTTGCATCAGCGCTGCTTGATAATGTTACAACCGTTCTGCTTCTTGTTCCCGTTGCGCTATTCATTGCTGAGGAGTTGGAGTTGGATCCATTTCCTTTTATGCTTTCTGAGATCATGGCGTGCAATATTGGCGGCACTGCAACGCTCATTGGCGATCCTCCCAATATCATGATTGCAAGCAAGGTACAACTCACCTTCATGGACTTCGTTTATCATCTAACACCCGCTGTCTTATTCATATTCGGCGCATATATTCTTACTATGAAATACATCTTCGGAAACAAGATGCATGTAAGTGAAGAGGTACGGAAGAAGATACTTGCCATGGACGAATATGCATTGATTAAAGACGTTGGTTTGTTAAAAAAATCTCTTGGTGTTTTGGGGATGGTTATGCTCGGATTTGTCTTTCACGGGACGTTTCACTATGAGCCGGCAACTATTGCACTTGTTGGAGCGGCAGTGTTGCTTCTCATCTCAAAAGAAGACGTACATCATGTATTTCGGGAGCTGGAATGGTCAACCCTGTTCTTTTTTATAGGATTGTTTATTATCGTGGGTGGTGTTGTCAAGGTCGGCCTCATTTCAAAGCTTTCCGAAGGTTTGATTGTGCTGACAAAACCAAACGCCGAAAGCATGTTTACCCTGTCGGTGGCATTGTTGTGGTTTTCAGCAATAGGCTCATCGATTGTTGATAATATCCCTTTTGTGGCAAGCATGATTCCTCTGGTAAGGGGCACGGCAGAGGCCGTATTGCCGGGAGGATGGGATATCAAACCTTTTCTTCAGCACACAACTCTTATGCCTGTTTGGTGGTCTTTAGCATTAGGTGCTTGTCTTGGAGGAAACGGCACCCCAATTGGCGCTTCTGCCAATGTTATTACTATCGGCCTTTCCGAAAAGGCTGGATACCCCATAACTTTCAGAAAATTCCTTGTCTATTCAATACCAATTACCCTGGAAACACTGGTCTTGTCCACCATCTATATTATCATCAGATATTACCTGTTTGTCTGA
- a CDS encoding CBS domain-containing protein: MKVKDIMSTDPTVVPISGTFLNLMEMLGKIRFHVIFVVDKDEKLAGVVTETDLLKVLMPKYLNTDNALFSIMSEDYFDKRCHECKNLSITEIMSKPIMVATAKEDDTIIKVAAALLNKKIHAVPVLRDGKVVGIVSRLLLLRYMTKVIKKK; encoded by the coding sequence GTGAAGGTTAAGGATATTATGAGTACTGATCCAACGGTAGTTCCTATTTCAGGCACATTTTTGAACCTGATGGAGATGCTCGGAAAGATCAGATTTCATGTCATATTCGTAGTTGACAAGGATGAGAAACTTGCCGGGGTTGTAACCGAGACAGATCTTTTGAAGGTACTTATGCCAAAGTATTTAAATACGGATAATGCATTGTTTTCGATTATGAGTGAAGATTATTTTGATAAAAGATGTCATGAGTGCAAAAATTTAAGTATTACTGAAATTATGTCAAAACCAATTATGGTCGCTACTGCGAAAGAGGACGATACCATAATCAAGGTGGCCGCCGCCTTGCTAAACAAAAAAATACACGCCGTCCCCGTGTTAAGAGACGGCAAGGTTGTGGGAATTGTGTCCAGGTTACTCCTTTTACGATACATGACAAAGGTTATCAAAAAGAAATAG
- a CDS encoding AbrB/MazE/SpoVT family DNA-binding domain-containing protein, with product MEYILKVSPKGQVTFPKKLREALGVKDRIEVEIKDRKAIVRKPESVTDDLAGCFKKYTLKKKFTANEDVEKAVEITAHEIAEKDN from the coding sequence ATGGAATACATACTGAAGGTTTCACCGAAGGGACAAGTTACATTTCCGAAGAAATTGAGAGAAGCCCTTGGAGTAAAAGACCGCATAGAGGTTGAAATCAAGGACAGAAAAGCTATCGTTAGAAAACCCGAATCTGTAACAGATGACCTTGCGGGCTGCTTTAAAAAATATACCCTTAAAAAGAAATTTACAGCGAATGAAGACGTAGAGAAAGCCGTTGAGATTACTGCCCATGAAATTGCCGAAAAAGATAATTGA